One genomic region from Nitrospira sp. encodes:
- a CDS encoding type II toxin-antitoxin system VapC family toxin, with protein sequence MRFWDASALIPLCLQERESPSLRKLLQTDQSIIAWWASPIECLSALSRLRREAVLGIEEERQAQIILRALVAAWTEVEPSEAVREQAARVLRLHPLRAADSLQLAAAMVWCQGAPSHREFVCLDQRLREAGHREGFSVLPRG encoded by the coding sequence ATGAGGTTTTGGGACGCTTCCGCGCTGATCCCTCTGTGCCTTCAGGAACGCGAAAGCCCTTCCTTAAGAAAACTGCTTCAGACAGACCAATCCATCATCGCGTGGTGGGCTTCGCCGATTGAGTGCCTCTCGGCTCTCTCAAGGCTTAGAAGAGAGGCGGTTCTCGGCATCGAAGAAGAAAGGCAGGCACAAATTATCTTGCGAGCACTGGTGGCCGCTTGGACAGAGGTGGAACCGAGTGAAGCTGTTCGAGAACAGGCTGCTCGCGTCTTGCGGCTGCATCCCTTACGAGCTGCCGATTCTCTGCAATTAGCGGCAGCGATGGTATGGTGCCAAGGTGCTCCATCTCACCGAGAGTTTGTGTGCCTCGACCAACGATTGCGAGAGGCTGGCCATCGTGAAGGTTTTAGTGTCTTGCCGCGGGGTTGA
- a CDS encoding type II toxin-antitoxin system prevent-host-death family antitoxin, which translates to MKRAAVSTLKATLSACLAKVKAGDEVLVVERGKPIAKLVPLSKDSHESDTLRDLARAGLVRLGTGKLPAGFWKLPRPKDRKGRGLKAILTDRSEGR; encoded by the coding sequence ATGAAACGTGCTGCAGTTTCTACGCTGAAAGCCACCCTGAGTGCCTGTCTTGCCAAGGTCAAAGCCGGTGACGAGGTACTGGTGGTCGAGCGAGGGAAGCCTATCGCGAAGCTCGTGCCCTTGTCGAAAGACAGTCATGAGAGTGACACCCTGCGCGATCTTGCTCGTGCCGGGCTGGTTCGCTTGGGAACCGGTAAATTACCGGCTGGCTTCTGGAAACTACCACGACCCAAGGATCGAAAGGGTCGAGGGCTTAAAGCCATTTTGACTGATCGGTCAGAGGGGCGATGA
- a CDS encoding DUF4231 domain-containing protein, with product MNSISKTTDHESMRAEMDKLISSLELPELNKEFMRARWLELVIWMDGKAQESVWWYRRLRLATIIGGVIVPALVSLNVGSEMQGLIQAITFIVSLAVAMSAAVEEFFRYGERWRHYRRMTESLKSEGWQFLQLSGSYANQTHIQAYPTFAARVEGLSREEVESYITQVFTEKKETNDKIDAPSTT from the coding sequence ATGAATAGTATAAGCAAGACGACAGACCATGAGTCTATGCGGGCCGAGATGGACAAGCTCATCTCATCCCTAGAGTTACCGGAGCTGAACAAGGAGTTCATGCGGGCGCGATGGTTGGAGCTGGTCATTTGGATGGATGGGAAGGCACAGGAGTCCGTCTGGTGGTATCGCAGGCTACGTCTGGCGACGATCATCGGCGGCGTGATTGTACCGGCGTTGGTCAGTTTGAATGTCGGCAGCGAGATGCAAGGACTGATTCAAGCGATCACGTTCATCGTCAGCCTTGCGGTGGCGATGAGTGCGGCCGTGGAGGAATTCTTTCGCTACGGCGAGCGATGGCGACACTATCGGCGGATGACCGAGTCACTCAAGAGCGAAGGATGGCAGTTTTTGCAACTGAGCGGAAGCTACGCCAACCAAACCCACATTCAAGCGTACCCGACCTTCGCGGCACGGGTTGAAGGGTTGAGCCGTGAAGAAGTTGAGTCCTACATCACGCAGGTGTTCACAGAAAAAAAGGAGACGAACGACAAAATAGACGCACCCTCTACCACGTGA
- a CDS encoding DUF4062 domain-containing protein yields MSKNVFISSTFKDLESFRRTVIDAVRQLGAVDVSMEHFGARDDRPKDECIKLIRERSDVFVGIYAHRYGYVPDGDSISILEAEYDAATSAQVPRFIYMLKDEAAWPADLKDSGESATKLSGFKQRLLKLHIVQRFTNKDDVATHVAADLGRYFSEGVIAADGWHRGILHEPPPNWVAPLAQNRRRYKVVAFDLDGTLLRGDQYQFSWELFWNGLGFSGKIQKDLIREYRNKAQQGEGRAQRVLAYRNWCQQACQKFMTRKVTRAQLTRMVASLRLTVNCCSTLKALRDEGIVLAIVSGGVSLLLEEKLSDFQDLFDFVFINELLFDSRGYLNDVVSTEYDFEGKAEALAYVCQRVGCEPKSEAVFVGDAFNDETIMLSVSLAIAYPPKDKVVEGIATPIEEDDLELVRQQIVKE; encoded by the coding sequence ATGTCCAAAAACGTCTTCATTTCCTCAACTTTCAAAGATCTTGAATCGTTTCGCAGGACGGTCATTGACGCTGTCAGGCAGTTAGGTGCCGTTGATGTCTCCATGGAGCACTTTGGAGCACGCGACGATCGCCCGAAGGATGAATGTATCAAGTTGATCCGTGAACGGTCGGATGTCTTCGTGGGGATCTATGCCCATCGATATGGGTACGTCCCTGATGGGGATTCGATTTCGATTCTCGAAGCAGAATATGACGCGGCGACATCGGCCCAGGTGCCTCGCTTTATCTACATGCTGAAAGACGAAGCGGCTTGGCCGGCCGATCTCAAGGATTCCGGGGAGTCGGCAACGAAGCTGTCGGGCTTCAAACAGCGGTTGCTGAAACTGCACATCGTGCAACGGTTCACCAATAAAGACGATGTTGCGACGCATGTGGCGGCTGATCTCGGGCGATATTTTTCAGAAGGGGTCATCGCCGCTGACGGATGGCATCGAGGGATTCTGCACGAACCACCGCCCAATTGGGTGGCGCCGCTCGCGCAGAATCGCCGGCGTTACAAGGTTGTGGCGTTCGACCTCGACGGTACATTACTTCGGGGAGACCAGTATCAATTCTCTTGGGAACTCTTCTGGAACGGCCTCGGTTTTTCAGGGAAGATACAGAAAGACTTGATTCGAGAGTACCGGAACAAAGCCCAACAAGGGGAGGGTCGAGCACAACGGGTGCTCGCGTATCGAAACTGGTGCCAGCAGGCCTGTCAGAAGTTTATGACGAGGAAAGTGACCAGAGCGCAACTGACCCGGATGGTGGCCTCGCTCCGGCTCACCGTGAATTGTTGCAGCACACTGAAAGCCCTGCGGGATGAAGGTATTGTGTTAGCCATTGTCTCGGGTGGAGTCAGCCTGTTGTTGGAGGAGAAATTATCGGACTTTCAAGATCTCTTTGACTTTGTATTCATCAATGAACTCCTCTTTGATTCCCGTGGCTACCTAAACGATGTGGTGTCAACCGAGTATGACTTCGAAGGCAAAGCGGAAGCGTTGGCGTATGTGTGCCAACGGGTCGGGTGCGAACCGAAAAGCGAGGCTGTTTTTGTCGGAGACGCATTTAATGATGAAACGATCATGCTGTCGGTGAGTTTGGCGATCGCCTATCCTCCCAAAGATAAGGTTGTCGAGGGAATCGCCACGCCGATTGAAGAGGACGACCTCGAACTTGTCCGTCAACAGATCGTCAAGGAGTGA